In the genome of Metabacillus litoralis, the window CAATAAAATAAAATGGGTGATAGCCTACTTAAAATTAAGTTGTTGCTGTTGGAGAAGAAAGAGGAACAAGAGGTCCCTCAGAAGCCTCTGCTGCAACACCTGTAGGAGTCTCGGTCAAAATTTGAGGTGCTTCTTGAAAAAATCCACCAGTATTATAAAGATTTGATAGGGGCTTTATCATTCCAGCACTCCCGATTTGCAGAACAGAAGAATTGTTTACAGAGCCCACCCGCAGGTAATTTATGCAGATGGTTTGGTTGATATAGAAATTCACCTTTCACATCCCCCTTTTGTAAGTTCATAAAAAGAAAAAAGGCAGGAGTACAGTGAGTGGATAGAACACCCCTACCTCCCAATTTATAAGTTTCCTGCCATTGGCTGGTCAACAACATCATTATCATACGTATTGGTAACAGAATTTTGATTGTAAATGTTAAGACCATCACCTGTGTTAAAGGAACCGGCACCAGCAAATGTTTTAACCTCGCTGTAAGGAGAAATAGTAATAACATCTCCAACATGAACAATGCTGCTTGTTCCTACACTATTTACTTTAAAGGCACCTACAATAGCTGGCATAGTCAAACATCCTTTGTTAGTGTTATAAAACAAAGCACGACAATTGGCTTTTCTATACATTATGTTAGAAATGCGAAAAAGTGTGATAAACGCGGAAAAACAAAGCTAGGATTTAAAGTAGTATTGAGGTAAGCGATAAGTAGAGTAAGTGAGGAGATCTATTGTTATATTTATAAGTATTCTTTCACTTGTTTATCATCTTTAATTAGGTGTTTATTATACCCGAGGATTTCTTGTAATAAAAGCATATCAAGCTCTTGGCTGCATTGAATCGTTTGGTCAGAATTAATCCCATATTTTTTGGCTGTTTTAATCAAGTGCTTTCTTTTTAGTTCAATTTCATTCGTGAACATATTTTTCTCCATCCTAGATTTAAGATTTTGTCGATCAAAATGTAACCAAGTGTCGTTTAGGACAAGCTTATTATACAACGGATTATCTTA includes:
- a CDS encoding spore germination protein GerPB, which produces MNFYINQTICINYLRVGSVNNSSVLQIGSAGMIKPLSNLYNTGGFFQEAPQILTETPTGVAAEASEGPLVPLSSPTATT
- a CDS encoding spore germination protein encodes the protein MPAIVGAFKVNSVGTSSIVHVGDVITISPYSEVKTFAGAGSFNTGDGLNIYNQNSVTNTYDNDVVDQPMAGNL
- a CDS encoding aspartyl-phosphate phosphatase Spo0E family protein yields the protein MFTNEIELKRKHLIKTAKKYGINSDQTIQCSQELDMLLLQEILGYNKHLIKDDKQVKEYL